A single region of the Fodinicurvata sp. EGI_FJ10296 genome encodes:
- a CDS encoding ABC transporter ATP-binding protein, whose translation MIRLRGVTKIFKMGESEIRALDGVDLDIAEGERIVVSGPSGSGKSTLLNIIGCLDLPTSGTVSLFGEPVAGQSDRRQSALRNSNIGFVFQSFNLIPVLTAAENVEYPMIVAGVPRRERREKVAAILEKVGLARFVKHRPEKLSGGQRQRVAIARALVNTPKLVLADEPTAALDSGTSREILDLMANLNEEMNTTFIFSTHDPMVQDYAKRRLALHDGAMVA comes from the coding sequence ATGATTAGGCTCCGCGGCGTCACAAAGATCTTCAAAATGGGCGAGTCCGAGATTCGTGCCCTCGATGGTGTCGATCTCGACATCGCCGAAGGGGAACGGATTGTGGTGTCCGGGCCGTCCGGCAGCGGCAAATCCACTCTGCTCAACATCATCGGATGTCTGGACCTGCCGACGAGCGGCACCGTCTCGCTGTTCGGGGAGCCCGTGGCCGGACAATCCGATCGGCGGCAATCGGCACTCCGCAACAGCAACATCGGCTTCGTCTTTCAGTCCTTCAATCTCATACCGGTGCTGACGGCGGCGGAAAACGTCGAGTATCCGATGATCGTCGCCGGCGTCCCGCGCCGCGAGCGCCGCGAAAAGGTTGCCGCCATTCTGGAAAAGGTCGGGCTGGCCCGGTTCGTCAAGCACCGGCCGGAAAAGCTGTCCGGCGGACAGCGGCAGCGGGTCGCCATCGCGCGGGCCCTGGTAAACACACCGAAACTGGTACTGGCGGACGAACCGACCGCCGCACTGGATTCCGGGACGAGTCGAGAAATCCTCGATCTGATGGCGAACCTGAATGAAGAAATGAATACTACGTTCATTTTCTCCACTCACGATCCGATGGTTCAGGATTATGCGAAACGGAGACTGGCACTTCACGACGGAGCAATGGTGGCATAA
- a CDS encoding FtsX-like permease family protein: protein MSNLFLALRNIFRNKRRTLITFSAIVSGISAIVVFGGFIEFSFQGLKESTIRTQLGHMQIHKEGFTENGTANPGDYLIEDPERVEDELASIDALETVTRRLTFSGLASTGETTINANVIGVMPGREGGFNDFETITRGFQLGPDDTEGGILGQELAQSLGVEPGDFVMIMTTTHDGVINAIEFEVIGIARTGSEDFDSVFIKLPISLVQQALNTDAVESLLVLFDPEADETATRAAVVDAMDRTGLDLEYRWWEDIAGFYQNVVALYNGIFGVFSIIISLVVLFSIANTLSMSVFERIREIGTLRAIGSPRLSVMRMFLAEGLAIGILGGLLGIGIGILLAVVINIAGGIPMPPPPGQTVGFDALIVIDPGIVAYAFALTVGASVVSSLYPAIVASRLRIVEALQHS from the coding sequence ATGAGCAATTTATTTCTGGCGCTCCGAAATATCTTTCGAAATAAGCGAAGAACGCTGATTACTTTCTCAGCTATCGTTTCCGGGATATCGGCAATTGTGGTGTTCGGCGGGTTCATCGAGTTCTCGTTCCAGGGATTGAAGGAATCGACGATCAGAACCCAGCTGGGTCACATGCAGATCCACAAGGAAGGCTTCACCGAGAACGGAACGGCCAATCCCGGCGATTACCTGATCGAAGATCCCGAACGGGTCGAGGACGAACTCGCCTCCATCGATGCCCTGGAAACGGTGACCCGACGCCTTACCTTTTCCGGCTTGGCCAGTACCGGTGAAACGACGATCAATGCCAATGTGATTGGCGTGATGCCCGGTCGCGAAGGCGGATTCAACGACTTCGAGACGATCACGCGCGGATTTCAGCTCGGCCCTGACGATACCGAAGGCGGCATTCTCGGCCAGGAACTCGCGCAGAGCCTGGGCGTGGAACCGGGCGACTTCGTCATGATCATGACAACCACCCATGACGGTGTGATCAATGCCATCGAGTTCGAAGTCATTGGCATCGCGCGAACCGGCTCTGAAGACTTCGACAGTGTCTTCATCAAGCTGCCGATTTCACTGGTGCAACAAGCCCTTAACACCGACGCGGTCGAAAGCCTTCTGGTTCTGTTCGATCCCGAGGCCGACGAAACCGCAACGCGCGCGGCCGTCGTCGATGCCATGGACCGAACCGGACTGGATCTGGAGTATCGCTGGTGGGAAGACATCGCCGGCTTCTACCAGAACGTCGTGGCGCTCTATAACGGCATTTTCGGCGTCTTCTCGATCATCATCAGCCTGGTCGTCCTGTTCAGCATTGCCAATACGCTGAGCATGTCCGTGTTCGAACGAATCCGGGAAATCGGCACCCTGCGCGCCATCGGCAGTCCGCGCCTGTCCGTCATGCGAATGTTTCTGGCCGAAGGTCTGGCAATTGGCATCCTCGGCGGCCTGCTCGGCATCGGCATCGGCATACTGCTCGCCGTCGTCATCAATATTGCCGGCGGGATTCCGATGCCGCCGCCGCCCGGACAAACGGTCGGCTTCGATGCACTGATCGTCATAGATCCCGGCATCGTGGCCTATGCGTTCGCCCTGACCGTCGGCGCCTCGGTCGTCTCGTCTCTTTACCCAGCCATCGTGGCATCCCGTCTCAGGATTGTGGAGGCATTGCAGCACTCATGA
- a CDS encoding outer membrane lipoprotein-sorting protein: MTDISGQNRSPFSPRAENRAGAGAGAGAGAAAAGGTALRTLAALMLAPALAVLSVPGKSSADSGLPDPNVILEEVDEIRAPDTDFVFSLEVESRSDDEVDTSALRVRVKDSEKSLVVFSDPPDQAGRVLLSVEDNMWIYIPGTSRPIRISPQQRLSGTVANADVSRVVYSLDYDATAIEADTVDGVDAWRLSLERDSDFAAYGSLTLWVRQDNSHPIKAEFFALSGRLLNTAYYGEYEELLGRERPTVLEVHSAVNTGEVTTMRYYDMAVEVTPDQYFQRSFMTRVR, translated from the coding sequence ATGACCGATATCTCCGGACAAAACCGCTCGCCCTTCAGTCCCCGCGCCGAGAACCGGGCTGGGGCTGGGGCTGGGGCCGGGGCTGGGGCCGCCGCCGCTGGCGGGACGGCCCTCCGCACTCTGGCCGCGCTGATGCTGGCCCCGGCTCTGGCGGTCCTGTCAGTGCCCGGGAAATCCTCAGCGGACTCCGGCTTGCCGGACCCGAACGTGATCCTGGAAGAAGTCGACGAAATCAGAGCCCCCGACACCGACTTCGTATTCAGTCTCGAAGTGGAATCGAGAAGCGACGACGAGGTAGACACCAGCGCCCTTCGCGTTCGGGTCAAGGATTCCGAGAAAAGTCTCGTGGTCTTCAGTGACCCGCCCGATCAAGCCGGGCGGGTCCTGCTGAGCGTCGAAGACAATATGTGGATCTACATTCCGGGCACCAGCCGCCCGATCCGGATCTCGCCTCAGCAGCGTCTTTCGGGAACTGTCGCTAACGCCGATGTCTCACGGGTCGTCTATTCGCTCGACTATGATGCTACGGCGATCGAGGCCGATACCGTCGACGGCGTCGATGCCTGGCGCCTTTCGCTGGAGCGCGACAGTGACTTCGCCGCCTATGGCAGCCTGACGCTGTGGGTCCGACAGGACAATAGCCATCCGATCAAGGCGGAGTTCTTCGCCCTGTCCGGGCGGTTGTTGAATACGGCCTATTACGGAGAATACGAGGAACTGCTCGGCCGCGAACGCCCGACGGTGCTGGAGGTACACAGCGCGGTCAACACCGGCGAAGTTACGACCATGCGCTATTATGACATGGCCGTCGAGGTGACGCCGGATCAGTATTTTCAGCGCTCGTTCATGACGCGTGTTCGCTGA
- the acpS gene encoding holo-ACP synthase: MIPLPDNVPVLGMGVDILEHARLQRAIDRTGQAFLDRIFTPQEQAYCLAKRNPLPSLANRFCAKEAMAKASGLGIARMGLANVSVANRDDGAPFLIMEEICRDRLKADFGRVPTVHLSLSDSQSLSIAVILLTP; encoded by the coding sequence ATGATACCACTCCCCGACAATGTTCCGGTTCTCGGCATGGGCGTCGACATCCTGGAACATGCACGGCTTCAGCGGGCAATCGACCGGACGGGGCAGGCCTTCCTCGACCGGATCTTCACCCCGCAGGAGCAAGCCTACTGCCTGGCCAAGCGCAATCCGCTGCCGTCCCTGGCCAACCGCTTCTGTGCCAAGGAAGCCATGGCAAAGGCTTCGGGGCTCGGAATCGCCCGAATGGGGCTCGCCAATGTCTCGGTCGCAAACCGCGACGACGGCGCCCCGTTTCTCATCATGGAGGAAATCTGCCGTGACCGCCTGAAAGCCGATTTCGGACGGGTGCCGACCGTTCACCTGTCCCTGAGCGATAGCCAGTCCCTTTCAATTGCCGTGATCCTGCTGACCCCATGA
- a CDS encoding 3-hydroxyacyl-CoA dehydrogenase NAD-binding domain-containing protein, whose product MMKNANTTSAGPADADTPLPVIGIVGAGRIGLGWAVWYHYRGYRVVLTSTEPDPGAVLAAKIEAAAEPMAILGLAPNAAADAVTVVPTIGEVGAAADIVHECVPEKLELKRDVFRQLDASAGPDTLLLSSCSSLLMTDIQAGFDGASRMATAHPLEPAEYMPLVEIAPGKATSRTTMDRVDAAIAASGRSVLRMKTEMEVLIANRLHTAILREAFWMIGQREATPDQIDQAVTRGIGRRYAISGPLFNMDIAGGDAGIGGMLESFSTEDLPDFMRRVIVRHFERVRKARGPAERARDRDLALAHVLAAIADAPDPHSA is encoded by the coding sequence ATGATGAAAAACGCGAACACGACCTCCGCGGGCCCGGCCGATGCCGACACGCCCCTTCCCGTCATCGGCATCGTCGGCGCCGGCCGCATCGGCCTGGGCTGGGCCGTCTGGTACCACTACCGGGGATACCGCGTGGTACTGACGTCGACGGAACCGGATCCCGGTGCCGTCCTGGCCGCCAAGATCGAAGCCGCGGCAGAACCGATGGCCATCCTGGGTCTGGCACCGAATGCGGCGGCCGACGCGGTCACTGTCGTTCCGACCATCGGCGAGGTCGGCGCCGCCGCCGACATCGTTCACGAATGCGTCCCGGAGAAACTGGAACTGAAGCGCGACGTGTTTCGCCAGCTTGATGCGTCCGCCGGACCGGACACGCTGCTGCTGAGCAGTTGCTCCAGCCTGCTGATGACCGACATCCAGGCGGGATTTGACGGCGCGTCCCGCATGGCCACCGCCCATCCGTTGGAACCGGCGGAATACATGCCCCTGGTCGAAATCGCGCCCGGCAAGGCGACCAGCCGCACGACCATGGACCGCGTCGACGCGGCAATTGCTGCATCGGGTCGGTCGGTGCTGCGCATGAAGACCGAAATGGAAGTCCTGATCGCGAACCGTCTGCATACCGCGATCCTGCGGGAAGCGTTCTGGATGATCGGACAGCGCGAGGCCACGCCCGATCAGATCGATCAGGCCGTCACCCGTGGTATCGGACGCCGATACGCGATCAGCGGTCCGCTGTTCAACATGGACATCGCCGGCGGTGACGCCGGCATCGGCGGCATGCTGGAATCGTTCAGCACCGAAGACCTGCCCGACTTCATGCGCCGGGTGATCGTCCGCCACTTCGAACGTGTCCGCAAAGCGCGGGGTCCGGCGGAACGCGCGCGGGACCGTGATCTGGCTCTCGCCCATGTGCTGGCGGCGATCGCCGATGCCCCGGACCCTCACTCGGCCTGA
- a CDS encoding oligopeptide/dipeptide ABC transporter ATP-binding protein: MERKQRDNRGAAEPGRDLVELVDVTRHYDVSRPWLNRVLERTGRRILRAVDGVSFSIRRGETFALVGESGCGKSTVARMVVGLEPPTDGRLTFDGVDIGGLGYRADAAAVRRRFQIVFQDPYASLNPLWRVGAIIAEPIRAFGLAGEGRSMDHRVADLLTGVGLRAGDANRYPHEFSGGQRQRISIARALAGEPEFLVCDEPTSALDVSVQAQILNLMKDLQDQRSLTYLFISHDMAVVRHMSDRVGVMYLGQLCEIAPTRTLFHIPRHPYTRMLIDTIPDLEMTGRERSVIGGDLPNPLDPPSGCPFNARCPHANDRCRSEVPQLIETGEAGAKVACHAIEEKRLTPTPLIS; the protein is encoded by the coding sequence ATGGAACGGAAGCAACGGGACAACCGGGGGGCGGCGGAGCCGGGGCGCGATCTGGTCGAACTGGTCGACGTCACTCGCCATTACGATGTCTCCAGGCCGTGGCTCAACCGCGTTCTTGAGCGAACGGGCCGACGCATCCTGCGGGCCGTTGACGGCGTTTCGTTCTCGATCCGCCGGGGCGAGACTTTTGCCCTGGTCGGTGAATCCGGCTGCGGAAAATCGACCGTTGCCCGGATGGTGGTCGGACTGGAACCACCGACGGACGGGCGGCTGACATTTGACGGTGTCGATATCGGCGGGCTGGGCTATCGCGCCGATGCCGCCGCGGTGCGGCGCCGGTTCCAGATCGTCTTTCAGGATCCCTATGCCAGCCTGAACCCGCTTTGGCGGGTCGGCGCCATCATTGCCGAGCCGATCCGTGCTTTCGGCCTGGCCGGGGAAGGCCGTTCCATGGACCATCGGGTGGCGGATCTGCTGACGGGGGTCGGTTTGCGCGCCGGCGATGCCAACCGCTATCCACACGAGTTCTCCGGCGGGCAGCGTCAACGGATATCGATTGCGCGTGCGCTTGCCGGCGAACCGGAATTCCTGGTGTGCGATGAGCCGACATCGGCGCTGGATGTCTCGGTGCAGGCGCAGATCCTGAATCTGATGAAGGATCTTCAGGACCAGCGCAGCCTGACTTATCTGTTCATCAGCCACGACATGGCCGTGGTCCGGCACATGAGCGACCGCGTCGGCGTCATGTATCTGGGTCAGCTTTGCGAGATTGCGCCGACCCGCACGTTGTTCCACATCCCCCGCCATCCGTATACCCGGATGCTGATCGACACCATTCCCGATCTGGAGATGACGGGGCGCGAGCGCTCTGTCATCGGCGGCGATCTGCCCAATCCGCTCGATCCGCCAAGCGGGTGTCCCTTTAACGCCCGGTGTCCGCACGCCAACGACCGCTGCCGGAGTGAAGTGCCGCAATTGATCGAGACGGGTGAGGCCGGGGCGAAAGTGGCCTGCCACGCAATCGAGGAAAAGCGCCTGACGCCGACGCCGCTGATATCGTGA
- a CDS encoding ABC transporter ATP-binding protein has translation MQQPLLSVRNLRIAFDSRHGPVTVVDDISFDIARGEVLGVVGESGAGKSLTGTAVIGLIEPPGRIDSGEIRLDDKRIDNLPASAMRRIRGKRIGMVFQDPLTSLNPLYTVGEQIIETIRVHLGLSPSAARKRAIDLLGEVGIPAPAQRIDSYPHQFSGGMRQRVVIALAICAEPELIVADEPTTALDVSVQAQIIRLLRRLCDDHGTAIMLITHDMGVIAETADRVAVMYAGRVAEIGPVRPVVKAPSHPYTRGLMGSIPSLTAEVDRLYQIDGAMPQPGAVPAGCPFHPRCPEVFDRCPRERPDVMPAGETLASCWLYDRNGGGDGRG, from the coding sequence ATGCAACAACCGCTTCTATCAGTTCGCAATCTCAGGATCGCTTTCGACTCTCGTCACGGGCCGGTCACGGTCGTGGACGATATTTCCTTCGATATCGCCAGGGGTGAAGTGCTGGGTGTCGTCGGCGAATCCGGCGCGGGCAAGTCGCTGACCGGCACGGCCGTGATCGGCCTGATCGAGCCGCCGGGCCGGATCGACAGCGGCGAAATCCGGCTGGACGACAAGCGCATCGACAATCTGCCGGCGTCCGCCATGCGGCGGATCAGGGGCAAGCGCATCGGCATGGTGTTCCAGGACCCGCTGACCAGCCTCAACCCGCTCTATACCGTCGGCGAGCAGATCATCGAGACCATCCGCGTGCATCTCGGTCTGTCGCCGTCGGCCGCCCGAAAGCGGGCGATCGATCTTCTGGGCGAGGTCGGCATCCCCGCCCCGGCGCAGCGCATCGACAGTTATCCCCACCAGTTTTCCGGCGGCATGCGCCAGCGGGTCGTGATTGCGCTGGCCATCTGCGCCGAGCCGGAACTGATCGTCGCCGACGAGCCGACGACGGCGCTGGATGTCTCGGTGCAGGCGCAGATCATTCGGCTGCTGCGCCGCCTCTGCGACGACCATGGCACGGCGATCATGCTGATCACGCATGACATGGGCGTGATCGCCGAAACCGCCGATCGTGTCGCCGTCATGTATGCCGGACGCGTCGCGGAAATCGGCCCGGTCAGGCCGGTGGTCAAGGCGCCGTCGCACCCCTATACGCGCGGCCTGATGGGGTCGATCCCCAGCCTGACGGCCGAGGTCGATCGCCTGTATCAGATCGACGGAGCAATGCCGCAACCCGGCGCCGTTCCCGCCGGATGTCCTTTCCACCCGCGCTGCCCGGAGGTGTTCGACCGTTGCCCGCGCGAGCGGCCGGATGTCATGCCGGCGGGCGAAACCCTGGCGTCCTGCTGGCTGTACGATCGAAACGGAGGGGGCGATGGCCGTGGCTGA
- a CDS encoding ABC transporter permease, with amino-acid sequence MTNPPDQSGQSAPDPRHADRTADGPAPSRLRRMAASDITYSFLRSPVTVTAAGLTLLIVLAAIFAPWITPQNPFDPANLNLADGFTPPFSASPISGNWFLLGTDNQGRDVFSAILYGARISLLVGGLAVLFAMVLGVSMGLIAGYRGGWADTLIMRVADVQLTFPSILLALLIFGVARGVMPRDLYEETLIIVLIVSIGLSDWPQYARTVRGATMVEKNKEYIQAARVIGLPAGKIMVRHLLPNVMRPVLVIATIGLALAIIAEATLSFLGVGMPPTQPSLGTLIRVGQDFLFSGEYWIALFPGIALLILALSVNLLGDWMRDALNPKLR; translated from the coding sequence ATGACGAACCCGCCTGATCAATCCGGCCAATCGGCCCCGGATCCACGCCATGCCGATCGGACGGCCGACGGGCCGGCGCCCTCACGCCTGCGCCGGATGGCGGCCAGCGATATCACCTATTCATTTCTGCGGTCGCCGGTGACGGTTACCGCGGCAGGGCTGACATTGCTGATCGTTCTGGCGGCGATATTCGCCCCCTGGATCACACCGCAAAATCCGTTCGATCCGGCCAACCTGAATTTGGCCGACGGATTCACACCGCCGTTCTCGGCCAGTCCGATTTCCGGCAACTGGTTCCTGCTGGGAACCGACAATCAGGGTCGGGACGTCTTCTCCGCCATCCTCTACGGCGCCCGGATATCGCTGCTCGTCGGCGGGCTGGCGGTGCTGTTCGCCATGGTGCTGGGTGTTTCCATGGGACTGATCGCCGGCTATCGGGGCGGTTGGGCCGACACGCTGATCATGCGGGTCGCCGATGTGCAACTCACATTTCCTTCGATCCTGCTGGCCCTGCTGATCTTCGGTGTGGCGCGGGGCGTGATGCCACGGGATCTGTACGAGGAGACGCTGATCATCGTCCTGATCGTGTCCATCGGCCTTTCGGATTGGCCGCAATACGCCCGCACGGTCCGTGGGGCGACGATGGTCGAGAAGAACAAGGAATACATCCAGGCGGCACGGGTCATCGGCCTGCCCGCCGGCAAGATCATGGTACGTCATCTGCTGCCGAACGTAATGCGCCCGGTGCTGGTGATCGCGACCATCGGTCTGGCGCTGGCGATCATCGCCGAGGCGACGCTGTCGTTTCTGGGCGTTGGCATGCCGCCGACGCAGCCCAGTCTTGGCACCCTGATCAGGGTCGGACAGGACTTCCTGTTCTCCGGCGAATACTGGATTGCGCTATTCCCCGGCATCGCGCTGCTGATCCTGGCCCTCTCGGTCAATCTGCTGGGCGACTGGATGCGCGATGCTCTCAACCCGAAGCTCCGGTGA
- a CDS encoding ABC transporter permease, with amino-acid sequence MIAYSLRRLIQALFVMLAVALISFTLFQFVGDPINNMLGQEATTADRDALRDRLGLNDPIPIQFLRFVGNAVQGEFGISYRSNRPVSDLILERLPATLELAFVSAVFAVTLGISMGVYTALRRDGWASRVIMTVSLIGVSLPTFLIGILLIYLFAVELGWLPPFGRGDTVDLGAWTTGFLTTSGLRSLILPAITLGLFQLTLIMRLVRAEMLEVLRTDYIRFARARGLPNRAVNFGHALKNTLVPVITITGLQLGSIIAFAIITETVFQWPGVGLLFINAVRFVDVPVMSAYLVFIGLVFVTINLLVDLLYYAVDPRMRIGSPVGR; translated from the coding sequence ATGATCGCGTATAGTCTCCGTCGATTGATCCAAGCGCTTTTCGTCATGCTGGCGGTGGCGTTGATTTCGTTCACGCTGTTTCAATTCGTTGGCGACCCGATCAACAACATGCTGGGTCAGGAGGCGACGACCGCCGATCGCGATGCCTTGCGCGACCGTCTCGGGTTGAACGATCCGATACCGATCCAGTTTCTGCGCTTTGTCGGCAATGCGGTTCAGGGCGAGTTCGGCATCTCCTATCGCTCGAACCGGCCGGTTTCGGACCTGATTCTGGAACGGCTGCCGGCAACACTGGAACTGGCATTCGTTTCGGCCGTGTTCGCCGTCACGCTGGGTATTTCCATGGGCGTCTATACCGCCCTGAGACGCGACGGCTGGGCCAGCCGGGTCATCATGACCGTGTCGCTGATCGGTGTTTCGTTGCCTACATTCCTGATCGGCATTCTCCTGATCTATCTGTTTGCCGTGGAACTGGGCTGGCTGCCGCCGTTCGGACGCGGCGACACCGTCGATCTGGGTGCCTGGACGACCGGATTCCTGACGACCAGCGGATTGCGGTCGCTCATCCTGCCGGCCATAACGCTCGGGCTGTTTCAGTTGACGCTGATCATGCGGCTGGTACGGGCGGAGATGCTGGAAGTGCTGCGCACCGACTATATCCGCTTCGCCAGGGCGCGGGGGCTGCCCAACCGCGCCGTCAATTTTGGCCATGCCCTGAAGAACACGCTCGTGCCGGTCATCACGATCACGGGGCTGCAACTGGGATCGATCATCGCGTTCGCGATCATCACCGAAACCGTCTTCCAGTGGCCGGGGGTCGGGTTGCTGTTCATCAATGCCGTCCGGTTCGTGGACGTGCCGGTGATGTCGGCTTATCTGGTTTTCATCGGCCTGGTCTTCGTGACCATCAATCTTCTCGTCGATCTGCTGTACTACGCTGTCGACCCGCGCATGCGGATCGGCTCGCCGGTTGGCCGCTGA
- a CDS encoding ABC transporter substrate-binding protein: MKKNISVIAMTAMASILASAASAETVRWARSGDSLTLDPHAQNEGPTHNVSHQLYDPLVYRNLDLELTPGLATEWGVTDDPNIWEFKIREGVTFHEGQSLTADDVAFSLNRARHDNSDMKGLLSSVVDVRAVDDYTVHVETDGPNPLLPNNLTNMFIMSREWAESNDVETPQDYAGGEETHAVRNANGTGAFRLVSREPDVRTVMERNDDYWGADIYPMEVSEIIFTPIQSQATQVAAILSGEIDFLMEPPVQDVERLSQAEGIKVETGPENRTIFLGMHQGKDDLEYSDAEGNPFSHREVREAMMLAIDADTIQRVVMRGFSDPTGAMLPPFVNGWTEEMHERPEVDTERARELLAEAGYPDGFDITLHCPNDRYVNDEAICQAVTGMLGQIGITVTLDSRTRSLHFADLQNGELEFYMLGWGVPPLDSDYVFNFLYHTNTGDRGSWNFTGFSNERVDELTVGISQETDLEQRDEMIAEIWEIVNEDITYLPIHNQVLAWAMRDDIEFPVQSENTPMFKYMEFTD, translated from the coding sequence ATGAAAAAGAACATATCCGTTATTGCGATGACGGCCATGGCTTCTATTCTGGCCAGTGCGGCCAGTGCCGAAACGGTCCGGTGGGCGCGCTCGGGCGACAGCCTGACACTGGATCCGCATGCCCAGAACGAGGGGCCGACCCATAACGTGTCGCACCAGCTCTACGATCCGCTGGTTTATCGCAACCTCGATCTGGAACTGACGCCGGGCCTGGCCACCGAATGGGGCGTGACCGACGATCCGAACATCTGGGAATTCAAGATCCGCGAAGGCGTTACCTTCCACGAAGGTCAGTCGCTTACGGCCGACGATGTCGCATTCTCGCTCAATCGGGCACGCCATGACAATTCCGACATGAAGGGACTGTTGTCGTCGGTCGTCGATGTCCGGGCGGTCGATGACTACACGGTCCATGTCGAGACCGACGGCCCCAATCCGCTGCTGCCGAACAATCTGACCAACATGTTCATCATGAGCCGCGAATGGGCCGAATCCAACGACGTCGAGACGCCGCAGGATTACGCCGGCGGCGAGGAGACCCATGCGGTCCGGAACGCCAACGGCACCGGCGCCTTCCGATTGGTGAGCCGCGAGCCTGATGTTCGCACCGTCATGGAGCGCAACGACGACTATTGGGGTGCGGATATCTATCCGATGGAAGTGTCGGAGATCATCTTCACGCCAATCCAGTCGCAAGCGACCCAGGTGGCGGCGATCCTGTCGGGCGAGATTGACTTCCTCATGGAGCCGCCGGTTCAGGACGTCGAACGTCTCAGTCAGGCCGAGGGAATCAAGGTCGAAACCGGGCCGGAAAACCGGACCATCTTCTTGGGCATGCATCAGGGCAAGGACGACCTCGAATATTCCGACGCCGAGGGCAATCCGTTCTCTCATCGCGAAGTCCGCGAAGCCATGATGCTGGCCATCGACGCCGACACGATCCAGCGGGTGGTGATGCGCGGGTTCTCCGACCCGACCGGCGCCATGCTGCCGCCATTCGTCAACGGATGGACCGAGGAAATGCACGAGCGGCCGGAGGTGGATACCGAGCGGGCCCGCGAATTGCTCGCCGAAGCCGGGTATCCCGACGGGTTCGATATAACGCTGCATTGCCCGAACGACCGGTATGTCAACGACGAGGCCATCTGTCAGGCGGTCACTGGGATGCTCGGCCAGATCGGAATCACAGTCACGCTCGACAGCCGGACCCGCAGCCTCCATTTCGCCGATCTGCAGAACGGAGAACTGGAGTTCTACATGCTCGGCTGGGGCGTGCCGCCGCTGGATTCCGACTATGTATTCAACTTCCTCTACCACACCAATACCGGCGACCGCGGGTCCTGGAACTTCACCGGCTTCTCGAACGAACGGGTCGACGAGTTGACCGTTGGAATCTCGCAGGAGACGGATCTGGAGCAGCGCGACGAGATGATTGCGGAAATCTGGGAGATCGTGAACGAGGACATCACATATCTTCCGATTCACAATCAGGTTTTGGCCTGGGCGATGCGTGACGATATCGAGTTCCCGGTCCAGAGCGAGAACACGCCGATGTTCAAGTACATGGAGTTCACCGACTGA
- a CDS encoding multidrug efflux SMR transporter: protein MVNYIYLGIAIVFEVIGTSALQASRQFTRPIPSLVVITAYGLAFYFLSFTLRTIPVGVAYAIWSGLGIVLISSIGVFWFRQSLDWPAVAGLGLIIAGVLVVNLFSNSVGH from the coding sequence ATGGTCAATTATATCTATCTGGGCATCGCGATCGTCTTCGAGGTCATCGGGACCAGCGCGCTGCAGGCGTCCCGGCAATTCACCCGCCCGATTCCGTCGCTCGTCGTGATCACGGCCTATGGGCTCGCCTTCTATTTTCTGTCGTTCACGTTGCGCACGATCCCGGTTGGTGTCGCCTATGCGATATGGAGCGGGCTGGGGATCGTCCTGATTTCCTCGATTGGTGTCTTCTGGTTCCGCCAATCGCTGGATTGGCCGGCTGTGGCCGGCCTCGGGCTGATCATTGCCGGCGTTCTGGTCGTCAATCTCTTCTCGAACTCGGTCGGGCATTAG